In one window of Brassica rapa cultivar Chiifu-401-42 chromosome A07, CAAS_Brap_v3.01, whole genome shotgun sequence DNA:
- the LOC103829332 gene encoding UDP-glycosyltransferase 85A1 isoform X1: protein MASPVIYNGEKPHVICVPYPAQGHINPMLKVAKLLHARGFHVTFVNTVYNHNRLLRSRGPHAVEGLPSFRFESIPDGLPETDVDVTQNITALCDSTMKNCLTPFNELLQRINAGDDVPPVSCIVADGCMSFTLDAAEELGVPEVLFWTTGASAFMIYLHFYLFIEKGLAPIKAEDYLTNEYLDTVIDFMPSMKNLKFKDIPSFIRTTNPDDIMLKFALRETERSKRASAIILNTFDDLDHDVIQSMNSILPPVYPVGPLHVLANREIEEGSELGKMGSNLWKEETGCLDWLDTKAPNSIVYVNFGSITVITAKQLTEFAWGLAGSGKEFLWVIRPDLVAGDEAMVPPEFLTETADRRMLASWCPQEKVLCHPAIGGFLTHCGWNSTLESLCGGVPMICWPFFADQQTNCKNCCDEWEVGMETGGDVRREEIEKVIRELMDGEKGKKMREKAAEWGRLAEAATEHERGSSVVNFEKVVKVLLDRDQRIKKT from the exons atggCATCTCCTGTGATTTACAACGGAGAAAAGCCCCATGTAATTTGCGTACCTTATCCGGCTCAAGGGCACATCAATCCCATGCTGAAAGTGGCTAAACTCCTCCACGCCAGAGGCTTTCACGTCACTTTCGTCAACACCGTCTACAATCACAACCGTCTCCTTCGGTCCCGTGGGCCCCATGCCGTTGAAGGGCTCCCTTCTTTCCGGTTTGAGTCCATCCCTGACGGTCTACCGGAGACCGACGTGGACGTCACACAGAACATCACTGCCCTTTGTGATTCCACCATGAAGAACTGTCTTACTCCATTCAACGAGCTTCTCCAGCGGATTAACGCAGGAGATGATGTTCCTCCGGTGAGTTGTATTGTAGCGGACGGTTGTATGAGCTTTACTCTTGATGCAGCGGAGGAGCTTGGAGTCCCTGAAGTCCTTTTCTGGACCACTGGCGCTTCTGCCTTCATGATTTATCTACACTTCTATCTCTTCATCGAGAAGGGTTTAGCTCCTATAAAAG CTGAGGATTACTTGACGAACGAGTACTTGGACACGGTTATAGATTTCATGCCGtcgatgaaaaatctaaaattcaAGGACATTCCTAGCTTCATCCGAACCACTAATCCTGATGACATTATGCTTAAATTTGCCCTACGCGAGACCGAGCGATCCAAACGCGCTTCTGCTATCATTCTCAACACATTTGATGATCTCGACCATGATGTCATCCAGTCCATGAACTCCATTTTACCTCCAGTTTATCCAGTTGGACCGCTTCATGTCTTAGCTAACCgggagattgaagaaggcagtGAGCTTGGGAAGATGGGGTCGAACTTATGGAAAGAGGAGACTGGATGTTTGGATTGGCTCGATACTAAGGCTCCAAACAGCATTGTTTACGTTAACTTTGGGAGCATAACCGTTATAACTGCGAAGCAGCTTACAGAGTTCGCTTGGGGTTTGGCAGGTAGTGGGAAGGAGTTTTTATGGGTGATCCGGCCGGACTTAGTAGCTGGAGACGAGGCAATGGTTCCGCCGGAGTTTTTGACGGAGACGGCAGACCGGAGGATGTTGGCAAGTTGGTGTCCTCAGGAGAAAGTTCTTTGCCACCCGGCAATAGGAGGTTTCTTGACGCATTGTGGATGGAACTCGACGTTGGAGAGTCTCTGTGGAGGTGTTCCAATGATATGTTGGCCGTTCTTTGCCGACCAGCAAACGAATTGTAAGAACTGTTGTGATGAGTGGGAGGTAGGGATGGAGACTGGGGGAGATGTGAGAAGGGAGGAAATTGAGAAGGTGATTAGAGAGTTGATGGATGGTGAAAAGGGAAAGAAAATGAGAGAGAAGGCCGCCGAGTGGGGGCGCTTGGCTGAGGCAGCCACTGAGCATGAGCGTGGTTCCTCGGTTGTGAATTTTGAGAAGGTTGTTAAGGTTCTTTTGGACAGAGACCAGaggattaaaaaaacataa
- the LOC103829332 gene encoding UDP-glycosyltransferase 85A1 isoform X2, with translation MMMNLAAEDYLTNEYLDTVIDFMPSMKNLKFKDIPSFIRTTNPDDIMLKFALRETERSKRASAIILNTFDDLDHDVIQSMNSILPPVYPVGPLHVLANREIEEGSELGKMGSNLWKEETGCLDWLDTKAPNSIVYVNFGSITVITAKQLTEFAWGLAGSGKEFLWVIRPDLVAGDEAMVPPEFLTETADRRMLASWCPQEKVLCHPAIGGFLTHCGWNSTLESLCGGVPMICWPFFADQQTNCKNCCDEWEVGMETGGDVRREEIEKVIRELMDGEKGKKMREKAAEWGRLAEAATEHERGSSVVNFEKVVKVLLDRDQRIKKT, from the coding sequence ATGATGATGAATTTGGCAGCTGAGGATTACTTGACGAACGAGTACTTGGACACGGTTATAGATTTCATGCCGtcgatgaaaaatctaaaattcaAGGACATTCCTAGCTTCATCCGAACCACTAATCCTGATGACATTATGCTTAAATTTGCCCTACGCGAGACCGAGCGATCCAAACGCGCTTCTGCTATCATTCTCAACACATTTGATGATCTCGACCATGATGTCATCCAGTCCATGAACTCCATTTTACCTCCAGTTTATCCAGTTGGACCGCTTCATGTCTTAGCTAACCgggagattgaagaaggcagtGAGCTTGGGAAGATGGGGTCGAACTTATGGAAAGAGGAGACTGGATGTTTGGATTGGCTCGATACTAAGGCTCCAAACAGCATTGTTTACGTTAACTTTGGGAGCATAACCGTTATAACTGCGAAGCAGCTTACAGAGTTCGCTTGGGGTTTGGCAGGTAGTGGGAAGGAGTTTTTATGGGTGATCCGGCCGGACTTAGTAGCTGGAGACGAGGCAATGGTTCCGCCGGAGTTTTTGACGGAGACGGCAGACCGGAGGATGTTGGCAAGTTGGTGTCCTCAGGAGAAAGTTCTTTGCCACCCGGCAATAGGAGGTTTCTTGACGCATTGTGGATGGAACTCGACGTTGGAGAGTCTCTGTGGAGGTGTTCCAATGATATGTTGGCCGTTCTTTGCCGACCAGCAAACGAATTGTAAGAACTGTTGTGATGAGTGGGAGGTAGGGATGGAGACTGGGGGAGATGTGAGAAGGGAGGAAATTGAGAAGGTGATTAGAGAGTTGATGGATGGTGAAAAGGGAAAGAAAATGAGAGAGAAGGCCGCCGAGTGGGGGCGCTTGGCTGAGGCAGCCACTGAGCATGAGCGTGGTTCCTCGGTTGTGAATTTTGAGAAGGTTGTTAAGGTTCTTTTGGACAGAGACCAGaggattaaaaaaacataa